Proteins encoded together in one Thermophilibacter immobilis window:
- a CDS encoding NADPH-dependent FMN reductase — MSDKKRLLFVVGSLRRGSFNRILATHAAEHLADQAEVEILEYADVPLMNQDIEFPAPASVSRVRASFSAADAVWFFSPEYNRTMTAPMKNVIDWMSRPLVAGDYKTPLPLTGKPAAISGVGGANATAGSRAALRALLEVVKARPVQGDGEGFSLPAATWATGVYEIPAEDAARLDAQADGLLAAL; from the coding sequence ATGTCAGACAAGAAGAGGCTGCTGTTCGTGGTGGGATCGCTGCGCAGGGGGTCGTTCAACCGGATCCTGGCGACCCATGCCGCCGAGCATCTGGCCGATCAAGCCGAGGTCGAGATTCTTGAGTACGCGGACGTGCCGCTCATGAACCAGGACATCGAATTTCCCGCCCCTGCGTCGGTGAGCCGCGTGCGCGCGTCCTTCTCGGCCGCCGATGCCGTCTGGTTCTTCTCGCCGGAGTACAACCGCACCATGACGGCTCCCATGAAGAACGTAATCGACTGGATGAGTCGTCCGCTCGTTGCGGGGGACTATAAGACACCGCTTCCCCTCACGGGAAAGCCCGCGGCCATCTCGGGCGTCGGCGGCGCGAATGCCACGGCGGGCTCCCGCGCGGCGCTTCGCGCGCTCCTCGAGGTTGTCAAGGCCCGCCCGGTCCAGGGCGACGGCGAGGGCTTCTCCCTGCCCGCCGCAACGTGGGCCACGGGCGTCTACGAGATCCCGGCCGAGGACGCCG